In the Hyphomicrobiales bacterium genome, GGTGGTCCCGCATCAATAGCTTCACCTTGAACCTCAGACGCCAGCGCCTCGCCTTCCGCTATATAGTCTTCATCCGGCTCATCAAAAGCACGGGCTGAATCCATATAGTTATCAATGCTGCCTTTGACATCATCGAGCGGATTGAGATTTTTGAGGTCAGCCAAATCAGCTTCTTTAATCGCCTCATTCATCTGACCTTGGAAATCACGCGCCATATTGCGCAGCTGGCCAACATACTTGGCTCCAGAGCGCAATAACCCTGGCAGGTCTTTGGGACCCACCACGATGATCGCAACAACCGCGACCACCAAAATTTCCTGCATACCAATATCAAACATAGTCGTCCAAATGCTTGCGCGCTCAACAAAGCGCAGCCTTTATGTTGAAAGCTTAGCTAGCTTTCGTTTGATCTTTGGTTTCTTCAGAAACAGTTTCTGTCGTTGTATGATCAATCGCTTTTTCAGGATCTTCT is a window encoding:
- the tatB gene encoding Sec-independent protein translocase protein TatB, with translation MFDIGMQEILVVAVVAIIVVGPKDLPGLLRSGAKYVGQLRNMARDFQGQMNEAIKEADLADLKNLNPLDDVKGSIDNYMDSARAFDEPDEDYIAEGEALASEVQGEAIDAGPPPAKAKPAAKKPAAKKPAAKKPAAKKTTAKKPAAKSTAAKPAAKKTASRAKAAKKPASEVS